A region of the Thermogladius calderae 1633 genome:
ATACGCGCGTTCTTTAGGAGAAGAGTCGGCCTCCTCCTACCGGCGGCCGCCTCGAAGTACTCGATAAGGCTCCGCACCAAGAACAACACGCCACTTCATTCAACTGAGCTTTAAAAACCCGTGTAGAATAATATAGATAACGGCGGGGTAAAGCAGCGGGGTAGGGCAGCCAGGTAGCCCGCGGGGCTCATAACCCCGAGGTCGGTGGTTCAAATCCACCCCCCGCTATACCCCTGCCGCGAGGCAGGCCCCGCCATTACCACAAAGCCTCTTTTGTTTTCCTCGATCTTCTCAATTACCTCTGTTAGCTGGTATTACAGAGGAACAAAAAGATGATAAGAGATGAAAAAGAGACGGAATAAAGTCTACTTCAGAAGCTCGGCTATTTTCTTGGCGACCTCTATCCCGGCTTGATCCTGGGCCTCCACGCTACTGGCACCTATGTGTGGGGTCAAGACCACGTTGTCTAGTTGGAGTAACGGGTGGTCTTTCGGCAATGGCTCTTCCTCGAACACGTCTAGTGCTGCACCTGCTATCCAGCCTTCTTTGAGGGCCTTTACCAGGGCATTGGTGTCGACTACCGCGCCTCTAGCCGTGTTTACTAGAATAGCCGTCTTCTTCATCAGCCTCAGCTTCTCCTCGTTGATCAGGTGAGTCGTCTCGGGCGTCAAGGGGACGTGAAGGGAGACGATGTCTGCCGTCCTGAGCAGTGTGTCTAGGTCTACACACTCGGCGTTGAACTCCCTCCCAGCCTCTATGTTACACTGTCTATCCGTGTAGATGATCTTCATGCCGAACCCGTAGTAGCAGATCCTAGCCACCGCCCTGCCGATCCTGCCGAAGCCGACTAAGCCTAAAGTCTTGCCCTTCAGTTCTGTGCCCACCGCCTCGTGCTTCACCCACACGCCCTCTCTCATCTTCCTGTCACTGAACGCGATTTTCCTCAGAAGCGCCAACATCAAGCCTACGGTCAACTCGGCTACAGCCTGCGTGACCGACTCGGGGGCGTTCACGACTTTTATACCCCTGCTCTCGGCGGCCTGGACGTCGATGTTGTCGAGGCCTACGCCAGCCCTGGCTATTACCTTCAACTGGTCGGCAGCCTCGATGACTCTCCTTGTTACTCTAGGTTTGCTCCTCACGATTATCGCATGGAAACCCTTGATGAGCCTGGCCAGCTCGTCTTCGCTGGGCTCGTGTACCTCGACTACCTCGAAGCCTTGAGACTTCAGGTAGTCTACTGCGCTCCTGCTGATCTTGCTCGCGACTAGAACCCTGTAGACCACGTGCTTCACCTCTTGGCAAAGCCGAGGGAGGCCAGTACTTCCTTGAGGTTCCTGAACAGCTCTTCTATGTCCTCCTGGGTGATGTAGCCCATGTGCCCTATCCTGAACGTGATGTCCCTGACCTTACCGTAGCCCTTGGCTATCTCTATCCCCCGCTTCCTCAACTCCTCGTATATCACAGGCCCCTTGATACCCGGCGGGTTGTAGACTACTGTTATGGTAGGGCTGTAGTAGCCTGGCTCGGCGAACAGCTCTAGGCCAAACTCGAGGACTCTTCTCCTTATCGTCTCGGCTCTCTCAGCGTACATCTTGAGCCAGGCATCTTTACCACCCATCCGGTCGATGATCCTTAGCATTACGTCCAGCCCTATGATTATCGAGATCGGCGGCGTTGTCGGGGTCGACCACTGCTTCTCTAGGAACTCCCTTATTT
Encoded here:
- a CDS encoding D-2-hydroxyacid dehydrogenase — translated: MKHVVYRVLVASKISRSAVDYLKSQGFEVVEVHEPSEDELARLIKGFHAIIVRSKPRVTRRVIEAADQLKVIARAGVGLDNIDVQAAESRGIKVVNAPESVTQAVAELTVGLMLALLRKIAFSDRKMREGVWVKHEAVGTELKGKTLGLVGFGRIGRAVARICYYGFGMKIIYTDRQCNIEAGREFNAECVDLDTLLRTADIVSLHVPLTPETTHLINEEKLRLMKKTAILVNTARGAVVDTNALVKALKEGWIAGAALDVFEEEPLPKDHPLLQLDNVVLTPHIGASSVEAQDQAGIEVAKKIAELLK